One window from the genome of Mucilaginibacter ginsenosidivorans encodes:
- a CDS encoding serine hydrolase domain-containing protein, giving the protein MMKKQLPYLVLLFGLTCLMACHKGGSSDPKPAPSADTLYFPPLSGSAWETTTASSLGWDETAINNLYPYLQSKGTKAFVILKKGKIVSEKYFGTFTADSLWYWASAGKTMTGFLVGIAQQEGLIDINDKSSKYLGTGWTSAPLAKENLITIKNQLTMTTGLDDGVADPDCTLPGCLVYKADAGTRWAYHNAAYTMLDGVIEHATGLSYNAYFQQKIRDKIGMNGAWVKSPNSNNVYYSSARSMARFGLLLLNKGSWDKTAILADTNYFKSQINTSQNLNLSYGYLTWLNGKSSNMLPQSQIVFSGPIIPNAPADLFAALGKNDQKIYVVPSQKLVIIRMGNTAGGVKPAGSDFDNELWGKLKSIIKY; this is encoded by the coding sequence ATGATGAAAAAACAACTCCCCTACCTTGTTTTACTTTTTGGGTTAACTTGTCTTATGGCCTGCCATAAAGGCGGCAGCAGCGACCCTAAGCCCGCACCATCTGCAGACACGCTTTATTTTCCGCCATTAAGCGGCAGCGCCTGGGAGACGACAACGGCAAGTTCTTTGGGCTGGGACGAAACTGCAATCAATAACCTATACCCCTATTTGCAAAGTAAAGGCACCAAGGCTTTCGTCATCCTGAAAAAAGGCAAAATTGTTAGCGAAAAATATTTTGGAACTTTTACGGCCGACAGTCTCTGGTATTGGGCATCGGCAGGTAAAACCATGACGGGATTCTTGGTGGGCATTGCTCAACAGGAAGGATTAATCGACATCAACGATAAAAGTTCAAAATATTTAGGCACCGGTTGGACATCGGCGCCATTGGCGAAGGAGAACCTGATCACCATAAAAAATCAACTGACCATGACCACCGGGCTGGATGATGGCGTTGCCGACCCGGACTGCACCCTGCCCGGCTGCCTGGTATATAAGGCCGATGCCGGAACACGATGGGCTTACCATAACGCTGCCTATACTATGCTGGATGGGGTCATAGAGCACGCCACAGGCCTGTCTTACAACGCCTACTTTCAGCAAAAGATCAGGGATAAAATAGGCATGAACGGCGCCTGGGTAAAATCGCCCAACTCTAACAATGTATATTACAGCAGTGCCCGTAGTATGGCCCGGTTTGGGTTACTGTTGCTAAACAAAGGCAGTTGGGATAAGACGGCTATATTAGCTGATACTAACTATTTCAAAAGCCAAATAAATACTTCACAGAACCTAAACCTGAGTTATGGTTATTTAACCTGGCTAAATGGCAAAAGCAGCAACATGCTCCCGCAATCGCAAATTGTTTTCTCCGGGCCTATCATCCCAAATGCTCCTGCCGATCTGTTTGCAGCGCTTGGTAAAAACGACCAGAAAATTTATGTCGTTCCATCTCAAAAATTGGTCATCATCCGGATGGGAAATACAGCAGGTGGTGTTAAACCGGCAGGATCAGATTTTGACAACGAGCTTTGGGGAAAGTTGAAGTCGATAATTAAATATTAG
- a CDS encoding MarR family winged helix-turn-helix transcriptional regulator, whose protein sequence is MNFGEDLSLQVMLAHKSYHQYLLKAFKEIDGYQHYQVILQLSRFGRMTQKALCENLQIEKSNMVAIIDALECKKYVIKEVNYKDRRGRLITLTSKSAKLAGIFGSLFTSFEEHINDEVTWLEMHNCLRVLKKVNDKFRDLINQEAHTGPVGRYLIGENSTTN, encoded by the coding sequence ATGAATTTCGGAGAAGATCTGAGCCTGCAGGTTATGCTGGCTCACAAATCATATCACCAATACTTACTTAAAGCTTTTAAAGAAATAGACGGTTACCAGCACTACCAGGTGATTTTGCAGCTCAGCAGGTTCGGCAGGATGACGCAGAAAGCTTTGTGCGAGAATCTGCAGATAGAAAAGTCGAACATGGTTGCGATAATTGACGCTCTCGAATGCAAAAAGTACGTGATAAAAGAAGTAAATTATAAGGACCGCAGGGGAAGATTGATAACCCTGACATCAAAGTCGGCTAAACTTGCCGGGATATTCGGGAGCCTGTTTACCTCGTTCGAGGAACACATCAATGATGAGGTCACCTGGCTCGAAATGCACAATTGTTTGCGTGTATTGAAAAAAGTTAATGATAAGTTCAGGGACCTGATCAACCAGGAAGCCCACACCGGCCCGGTCGGGAGGTATTTGATCGGGGAGAATTCAACTACTAATTAA
- a CDS encoding AraC family transcriptional regulator, with product MKSTFKPRPLPLLHEKDLKTLVENRSVYTLQHCELNVFETHQQSEKVKLVFNDMVLTTMLRGKKVMHLFGSQHFDYLPGESVIVPDNEEMIIDFPEAGLDNPTQCIALAVDSGMLQDTLQLLNEKYPKAEKNEAWNIDVSCFHLQNTSEITATIDRLVNISTENFAAKDVIADFTLKELLIRLMQTQARKMILDSYHKHTNTNRFAAAVQYIKNHIHEEITIDQLSNLCCMSRPNFFRCFKREFGISPVDFILHERIKAAKLLLSDSNVTITQACYAVGVNNLSYFFKLFKRIEGKTPAEFRKNLN from the coding sequence ATGAAGAGTACGTTTAAGCCAAGGCCGTTGCCCCTGCTTCACGAAAAAGACCTGAAAACGCTGGTCGAGAACCGTTCGGTGTATACCCTGCAGCATTGCGAACTGAATGTTTTTGAAACGCATCAACAGTCGGAGAAAGTAAAACTTGTTTTTAACGATATGGTGCTTACCACCATGCTCCGCGGCAAAAAAGTGATGCACCTTTTTGGGTCGCAGCATTTTGATTACCTGCCGGGCGAATCGGTTATTGTGCCTGATAACGAGGAGATGATTATTGATTTTCCTGAAGCCGGGCTGGATAATCCAACCCAATGCATTGCATTGGCTGTTGATTCGGGTATGCTGCAGGACACCCTGCAATTGCTTAATGAAAAATACCCCAAGGCCGAAAAAAACGAAGCATGGAACATTGACGTCTCCTGTTTTCACTTACAAAATACTTCCGAGATCACCGCGACCATAGACCGCCTGGTAAATATCAGCACGGAAAACTTTGCCGCTAAAGATGTCATTGCCGATTTTACGCTGAAGGAACTCCTTATCCGCCTTATGCAAACCCAGGCGCGCAAAATGATACTCGATAGTTATCATAAACATACCAATACCAATCGCTTTGCGGCAGCAGTTCAATACATTAAAAATCATATTCATGAGGAGATAACTATCGACCAGTTAAGCAATCTTTGCTGTATGAGCAGGCCGAACTTTTTCAGATGCTTTAAGCGGGAATTTGGCATAAGCCCGGTCGATTTCATCCTTCACGAGCGTATTAAAGCTGCGAAATTATTGTTATCGGATTCGAACGTAACGATCACCCAGGCATGCTACGCTGTTGGGGTTAATAACCTGAGCTATTTCTTCAAATTATTTAAACGTATCGAAGGCAAAACCCCTGCCGAGTTCCGGAAGAACTTAAATTGA
- a CDS encoding family 20 glycosylhydrolase codes for MRKYYCLFAAFFLSAITVFSQQKPDSAYQVKGFIIAVPKPDGVDDFVKFINEELAPRKINTLVLRVDFNYKYKSHPELRDTAALTKSDCKKILEACKKNGISIIPQINLLGHQSWAAKTGMLLKVYPEFDETPWVKMPATPAEYKWPNADNLYCRSYCPLHPGVHKVVFDLVDEIMDVFEAKAFHAGMDEVFYLGEDKCPRCGGRDKAVLFANEVQTIRDHLAEKGEELWIWGDRLIDGRATGIGMWAGSYNDTYRAIDLIPRDVVICDWQYNQDNQTAVYFALKGLRVVTCTWNRPQVAMNQVEDLYRSRAISGKEMKSRFYGIAETIWSPPARFFDGYYGRTTDAKVGDNTPWNTFRMMFDKANQLEQAAAR; via the coding sequence ATGAGAAAGTATTATTGCTTATTCGCAGCGTTTTTTTTATCCGCTATAACTGTATTTTCGCAGCAAAAACCCGACAGCGCCTACCAGGTTAAAGGCTTTATTATAGCGGTGCCAAAGCCTGATGGCGTAGATGACTTTGTGAAATTTATCAACGAAGAGCTGGCGCCAAGAAAGATCAACACCCTTGTGCTGCGGGTTGACTTTAATTATAAATACAAGAGCCATCCAGAGCTTCGCGATACCGCCGCCTTGACTAAAAGCGACTGTAAGAAGATATTGGAGGCCTGTAAGAAGAATGGTATCAGTATCATCCCGCAGATCAATTTGCTGGGCCATCAATCGTGGGCGGCCAAAACCGGGATGTTGCTAAAGGTATATCCCGAATTTGACGAAACCCCATGGGTAAAAATGCCGGCCACGCCGGCGGAATATAAATGGCCGAATGCAGACAATTTATATTGCCGCAGTTATTGCCCGCTGCACCCCGGGGTGCATAAGGTAGTGTTCGACCTGGTCGATGAGATCATGGATGTGTTTGAGGCCAAAGCTTTTCATGCAGGTATGGACGAGGTATTTTATTTGGGTGAGGACAAATGCCCGCGTTGCGGCGGCCGAGATAAGGCGGTACTTTTTGCCAACGAGGTGCAAACCATTCGCGATCACCTGGCTGAAAAAGGTGAGGAGCTTTGGATATGGGGTGACCGCCTGATCGACGGCAGGGCAACCGGCATAGGCATGTGGGCCGGCAGCTATAACGACACCTATCGCGCCATCGACCTGATACCGCGCGACGTGGTAATATGCGACTGGCAATACAACCAGGATAACCAAACCGCTGTATACTTCGCCTTGAAAGGATTACGCGTGGTTACCTGTACGTGGAACCGCCCGCAGGTAGCAATGAACCAGGTAGAGGACTTGTACCGTTCGAGGGCAATTTCGGGCAAAGAAATGAAAAGCCGTTTTTATGGCATAGCCGAAACAATATGGTCACCACCTGCTCGATTTTTTGATGGCTATTATGGACGAACGACAGACGCAAAAGTTGGCGACAACACGCCATGGAATACTTTTAGAATGATGTTTGATAAGGCAAACCAGCTGGAGCAGGCGGCTGCCAGGTAA
- a CDS encoding molybdopterin-dependent oxidoreductase has protein sequence MEEDKLDRIIEARMKLKARFEEKMKLTPSVADDAPRGSGKPNRHGMPELPIGQTVTVKWPVLDLGYQPDIPVEKWRLTIDGAVENPVKLSWKDFLDLPQTKDVSDFHCVTTWSKMNMHWKGVSLLDLAALVHPKENATHIMCYGYDTYTTNISLEEALKPDVLLVHTFEGQPLPKEHGGPCRMITPQLYAWKGSKWIKRIEFLTENKLGFWEDRGYSNTAYPWRNDRYSD, from the coding sequence ATGGAAGAAGATAAATTAGACCGGATAATTGAAGCCCGGATGAAACTGAAGGCCAGGTTTGAGGAAAAAATGAAGCTTACTCCTTCTGTCGCTGATGACGCGCCCCGGGGTTCGGGCAAACCCAACAGGCATGGTATGCCTGAGCTTCCCATTGGGCAAACGGTAACGGTAAAATGGCCTGTTCTCGATCTCGGCTATCAGCCAGATATCCCCGTTGAAAAGTGGCGGCTGACAATCGACGGTGCTGTAGAAAACCCGGTGAAACTTTCTTGGAAGGACTTTCTCGACCTGCCCCAAACAAAAGACGTGTCCGATTTTCATTGCGTAACCACCTGGTCAAAAATGAATATGCACTGGAAAGGCGTAAGCCTGCTCGACCTGGCGGCGCTGGTTCATCCAAAAGAAAATGCTACCCATATTATGTGTTACGGCTATGATACCTATACTACCAATATATCCCTTGAAGAAGCACTGAAACCGGATGTTTTGTTGGTGCATACTTTCGAAGGGCAGCCTTTGCCTAAAGAACATGGTGGCCCATGCCGTATGATAACACCCCAGCTTTATGCCTGGAAGGGTTCTAAATGGATAAAACGCATCGAATTTCTTACTGAAAACAAACTGGGTTTTTGGGAAGACCGCGGATATTCCAACACCGCCTACCCCTGGCGTAACGACCGTTATAGTGATTAA
- a CDS encoding TonB-dependent receptor has protein sequence MDKRNILLTILFLLIVGPSALAQSTGKIAGKVIDQKTSEPLIGATVAIEGTTKGVAANVDGHYLLSQLQPGSYAVVVKFIGYQSKLISDVEVKPNTVVNLDVVLQEANSQGLREVTITATYRQASTASLYAVQKNSITISDGISSELIKKSPDKSTSDVLKRVSGATVQDNKFVVVRGLNDRYNSASLDGTPLPSTEPNRKAFSFDIVPANLIENIVISKTATPDIEADFAGGNIQVLTKDIPDQNFISFGLGYSYNTQSAFKDFKSGYRNVSDYFAFDGGSRSLPDGFPTTAKVVGPPRLTAQQNIQAINSLNNNFNINTYKAFLGQSYQLAFGNVKEIGENKNRFGTTIALTYRNAETSIPDLVRKFDNYDFTEDQYKFSTNIGALANFGYSFGKNKITFKNLYNRIFDDQFTYRTGSNTSSSSYDNRFYAYDLTEKSLFKSTLDGEHKFGEKNNKLDWSLGYSNILNDQPDQRKINYVQSSANDPFVASITNLGKENARFFSKLSENIYSGKVDIKIPVTVFGETSHLKAGVSSQYRHRSFDARFLGVTLIDATSDIRLRPIETLFGPNAINSGAFELDEIPNPNDQYTAHSFTNAGYIMFDNKLSKKLRAVYGVRLENFDLSLSTKDVDQKQPRAQLKNTDILPSVNLTYSLTAKANLRASYYRTLARPEFRELAPFAYYDYELLATQIGNPFLKRTLIDNADLRYEFYPSAGQIFSVSAFYKKFHNAIEPSIDDVNSSTTISYFNSKSAYVYGVEMEARKALDFINDGAFYKSSTIYVNVALTKSQIQNPDNPQLLEQNRPLVGQSPYVVNAGFQHNAFNNKLSLNILYNRLGRRIFYAGGERFPSIYENPRDVIDFQVGYKVFKGKGEIKLNGSDLLNQSNTFYYDYDKSKTYTPANTDQTFKRYALGATYSLNFNYTF, from the coding sequence GTGGATAAAAGAAACATTTTACTTACCATTTTATTTCTGCTGATTGTTGGACCTTCGGCTTTAGCCCAAAGCACCGGCAAGATCGCGGGCAAAGTCATCGACCAAAAAACCAGTGAACCGTTAATAGGCGCAACAGTCGCTATCGAGGGAACTACAAAGGGAGTTGCTGCCAATGTCGACGGTCATTATTTACTATCGCAACTACAGCCAGGCAGTTATGCAGTGGTAGTGAAATTTATCGGGTATCAGAGTAAGCTGATCTCCGATGTTGAAGTTAAGCCCAATACCGTTGTCAATCTCGATGTCGTATTGCAGGAGGCAAACTCGCAGGGACTTAGGGAGGTTACGATCACCGCAACCTATCGGCAGGCATCAACGGCGTCCTTGTATGCGGTCCAGAAGAATAGTATAACCATATCAGATGGGATATCTTCGGAATTAATAAAAAAGTCGCCGGATAAAAGTACCAGCGACGTTTTAAAAAGGGTAAGCGGGGCGACCGTGCAGGATAATAAGTTTGTTGTTGTAAGGGGCCTGAACGACCGTTATAACAGCGCCTCGCTGGATGGCACGCCCTTGCCAAGTACCGAACCCAACCGCAAAGCCTTCTCTTTCGATATTGTCCCAGCTAACCTGATCGAGAATATTGTTATTAGCAAAACTGCCACGCCAGATATCGAGGCCGATTTTGCCGGGGGTAATATACAGGTGTTAACCAAAGATATCCCCGATCAAAACTTTATCAGTTTCGGGTTGGGATATAGCTACAATACGCAAAGCGCATTCAAGGATTTCAAGAGTGGTTACCGCAACGTAAGCGATTATTTCGCATTCGATGGCGGGTCGCGTTCGCTGCCTGATGGTTTTCCAACCACGGCGAAGGTTGTAGGTCCGCCAAGGCTAACCGCCCAGCAAAATATACAAGCGATAAATTCGCTCAATAACAATTTCAATATTAACACTTACAAGGCATTTTTAGGGCAGAGCTACCAGCTTGCATTCGGGAATGTAAAGGAAATCGGCGAAAACAAAAATCGTTTTGGCACGACGATAGCACTCACATACCGCAACGCCGAAACATCTATACCCGACCTGGTAAGAAAGTTTGACAATTACGACTTCACGGAAGATCAATATAAATTCTCAACGAATATTGGCGCCCTGGCCAATTTCGGCTATAGCTTCGGAAAAAATAAGATCACCTTCAAAAATCTTTACAACCGGATATTTGATGACCAGTTTACTTACCGTACAGGCTCCAACACATCAAGCTCAAGTTACGACAACCGTTTTTATGCCTATGACCTGACGGAGAAGAGCCTTTTTAAATCAACGCTGGACGGCGAGCACAAGTTCGGCGAAAAAAATAACAAATTAGATTGGAGCTTAGGTTATAGCAATATACTGAATGATCAGCCCGATCAACGCAAAATTAACTATGTACAATCAAGTGCAAATGATCCTTTCGTAGCAAGCATCACAAACCTCGGTAAAGAAAACGCAAGGTTCTTTTCAAAATTGAGCGAGAATATTTATTCGGGGAAAGTGGATATTAAAATACCTGTTACAGTTTTTGGTGAAACAAGCCATTTGAAAGCGGGGGTTTCATCGCAATACAGGCACCGTTCTTTTGATGCCCGTTTTTTAGGTGTTACGCTGATAGATGCGACCAGCGATATCAGATTGCGGCCTATTGAAACGCTTTTCGGTCCAAATGCCATTAACTCGGGCGCTTTTGAACTGGACGAAATTCCTAACCCGAACGATCAGTATACGGCCCATAGCTTTACCAACGCCGGATACATCATGTTCGATAACAAGTTAAGCAAAAAACTGAGGGCGGTGTACGGGGTGCGCTTGGAAAACTTTGACCTGAGTTTAAGCACGAAGGACGTTGACCAAAAGCAACCCCGGGCGCAACTGAAAAATACAGACATCCTTCCTTCGGTAAATCTTACTTATAGTTTAACAGCTAAAGCCAATTTGCGGGCATCTTATTACCGTACGCTTGCCCGGCCCGAGTTTAGGGAGCTTGCCCCGTTTGCCTATTATGATTACGAACTGCTGGCCACGCAGATAGGTAACCCATTTCTGAAACGGACGCTGATCGACAACGCTGATCTGCGGTACGAGTTTTATCCGTCGGCAGGGCAAATATTTTCGGTTTCGGCCTTCTATAAAAAGTTTCATAACGCCATAGAGCCAAGTATTGATGATGTAAATTCATCGACAACCATCTCTTATTTCAATTCAAAATCGGCCTATGTATATGGCGTAGAGATGGAGGCCCGAAAGGCGCTTGACTTTATTAACGATGGCGCTTTTTATAAAAGCAGCACCATATATGTAAATGTTGCGCTTACAAAATCCCAGATACAGAATCCGGATAATCCACAACTGCTTGAACAAAACCGACCCCTGGTAGGCCAGTCGCCGTATGTGGTGAATGCTGGTTTTCAGCATAACGCATTTAACAACAAGCTATCGTTAAACATCCTGTATAACAGGCTTGGCCGACGGATATTTTATGCAGGGGGCGAACGGTTCCCGAGTATTTATGAAAATCCGAGGGATGTAATCGATTTCCAGGTCGGATATAAAGTATTTAAGGGCAAGGGCGAGATCAAACTGAACGGCAGCGACCTCCTCAATCAAAGCAATACTTTTTATTACGACTACGATAAAAGTAAAACCTATACACCGGCAAATACAGATCAGACCTTTAAGCGCTATGCTTTAGGGGCTACCTACTCTTTGAATTTTAATTACACTTTTTAA
- a CDS encoding M28 family metallopeptidase — MLLAQDSVFVRRMVDTLTSSYFWGRGYTNDGMGKAGRFIAGQFKDYGLQPMDGREYEQPFTFSANTFPGMMDLSINGTALVPGRDFIIGPASRGVKGEGTLVQKDSIHFIDLKNRVVVELKDKLTWSVEQGAADFTLVQVDKKALKGIPVTININEENKLVEGFKANNICGVVKGTVKPDSVVIFTAHYDHLGGMGNKTYFPGANDNASGVSLLLSLARYYALHPQRYSMAFICFSGEEAGLLGSKFFTENPLVPLQSIRFLINLDLLGTGEEGIMVVNATVYPKEYGILKQLNEQNHYLVKVASRGKAANSDHFFFTEKGVPAFFIYTMGGIRAYHDVFDISKTLPLNEYNHVFKLLVGFNAALMK; from the coding sequence ATGCTTCTCGCGCAGGATTCCGTATTTGTCCGCAGGATGGTCGATACACTGACATCATCCTATTTTTGGGGCCGCGGCTACACCAATGACGGTATGGGCAAAGCGGGCCGCTTCATCGCGGGGCAGTTTAAGGATTATGGTCTGCAACCTATGGACGGCCGGGAATATGAACAACCATTCACCTTTAGTGCGAATACCTTCCCGGGTATGATGGACCTGTCGATCAACGGTACGGCTTTAGTGCCCGGTCGCGATTTTATCATCGGCCCGGCAAGCAGGGGTGTAAAAGGAGAGGGTACACTTGTACAAAAGGACAGCATTCATTTTATCGACCTTAAAAACCGTGTAGTTGTAGAGTTGAAAGATAAGCTGACCTGGTCGGTTGAGCAGGGTGCTGCCGATTTTACTTTGGTACAGGTGGATAAGAAAGCGTTGAAAGGAATACCTGTAACCATTAATATCAATGAGGAAAATAAGCTGGTGGAAGGGTTCAAAGCAAATAACATCTGCGGTGTAGTTAAGGGGACAGTAAAACCCGATTCAGTCGTCATATTTACGGCGCATTACGATCACCTGGGTGGCATGGGCAATAAAACTTACTTCCCCGGTGCAAATGATAATGCCAGCGGGGTAAGCCTGTTGTTAAGCCTGGCCAGATATTATGCCCTGCATCCGCAGCGATATTCGATGGCTTTCATTTGCTTTTCCGGTGAGGAAGCCGGTTTATTAGGCTCCAAATTTTTTACTGAAAACCCGTTGGTGCCGCTTCAAAGTATCCGGTTTTTAATAAACCTCGATCTGTTAGGCACCGGGGAAGAAGGTATAATGGTGGTTAATGCAACGGTTTACCCGAAAGAATACGGGATACTGAAACAGTTGAACGAACAGAACCATTACCTGGTCAAAGTAGCATCACGGGGTAAGGCAGCAAACAGCGACCATTTTTTTTTTACCGAAAAAGGGGTGCCGGCGTTCTTCATTTACACCATGGGCGGCATCAGGGCTTATCACGATGTGTTCGACATCAGCAAAACGTTACCCCTGAACGAATACAACCATGTGTTTAAACTACTGGTAGGGTTTAATGCAGCTTTGATGAAATAA
- a CDS encoding alpha-L-rhamnosidase-related protein, which produces MFSKTLYAALIYCFITLAPSVAMDKVYTINNPKITMTLDYGNKASITSLVVNGQKVISSVDGIYTSVRVNGVVYSSLRLNAVPSLIKTGNTIKLTGITYGDKNLAIKENWIFTIAGKSIKWTLERSCSKPVVVEESALPVFNFDSIDTWEGAYQGYGGLAWFYLFNEKLCTYGVHTRSSDFWNSKTGNGLNITVDAPGKNVAMKYSRTDDDKLAYTISVSGKELVPKMDSGTNRRRFIRQRTDVWAPFTMAAGTRSQSITLSYFDFNEKYGRGILKGVDGKKVSAVLNTIARIGVIDSLHFGGNSWHTPYGPICLHEQYIAQLGLGINDPKYLAGYQSCLDYYCSHAIKPDGRVYPRWAYTNEDAMPGKFNQYGFYEAQWGILMDSNPDLVTNIAELYDMTGDKAWVKSHQLACEKALDWILNRDGNHNGLVEMTNDNSGEKKSSDWIDIIWASYENAFVNAKLYHALIKWAAIEHQLNNGHKAKYYAGFAAKLKESFNKPTKDGGFWDEDKGCYIYWRDKDQTIHGTNMVTPVNFMAIAYGICDNDARKKIILNSIEEQMEKEKLFFWPLAMTSYAPGEGKEWQFPFPSYENGDLFLSWGSVGVTAYAAYNPALALKYVKNVLEQYGRDGLAFQRYGRLKQDGLGDDILSGNSLSIVGLYQAIYGINPLYNRFYLDPHITPELAGTVLKYNFRGKKLDINLDNNSYSVADKMFKVTAPSNFGFYTTKNQLSYFNGDSPDVSLQATSSQKLAIAIKSWNADKIEWQQSASKAVSYAVHQLKPSSVYSLTINGKLVKKIKSDLRGTILLNVAPASAKENIIISNN; this is translated from the coding sequence ATGTTTTCAAAAACCCTTTATGCCGCCCTGATCTATTGCTTTATTACTTTGGCGCCATCTGTTGCGATGGATAAAGTATATACCATCAACAATCCGAAAATTACGATGACGCTCGATTACGGCAACAAGGCCAGCATAACATCCCTGGTAGTTAACGGGCAAAAAGTGATCAGCAGTGTGGACGGTATATATACTTCGGTTAGAGTTAACGGCGTAGTTTATTCATCCCTGCGACTGAATGCCGTTCCCTCACTGATAAAAACCGGGAACACAATTAAGTTAACAGGGATAACCTACGGCGATAAAAACCTGGCCATAAAAGAGAACTGGATATTTACCATCGCAGGAAAATCGATAAAATGGACTTTGGAACGAAGCTGCTCCAAACCTGTGGTTGTAGAAGAAAGCGCACTGCCGGTATTCAATTTCGACAGCATCGACACCTGGGAAGGCGCCTACCAGGGTTATGGCGGGCTGGCCTGGTTCTATCTGTTCAACGAGAAACTATGCACCTATGGCGTTCATACCAGGTCTTCGGACTTTTGGAACAGCAAAACAGGTAACGGCTTAAATATAACCGTTGATGCGCCAGGTAAAAATGTGGCTATGAAATATAGCCGGACCGATGATGATAAACTGGCTTACACCATTTCCGTATCCGGCAAGGAACTTGTCCCTAAAATGGATAGCGGGACAAACCGCAGGAGGTTCATCAGGCAACGCACTGATGTTTGGGCTCCGTTTACCATGGCAGCGGGAACCCGCAGTCAAAGCATCACCCTAAGTTACTTCGACTTTAATGAGAAATATGGCCGGGGCATCCTTAAGGGTGTCGACGGCAAAAAAGTAAGCGCCGTATTAAATACCATCGCCCGCATAGGCGTTATCGATTCATTACATTTCGGTGGTAACAGCTGGCACACACCCTATGGGCCTATCTGTCTGCACGAACAATATATTGCACAACTTGGATTGGGTATAAACGACCCAAAATACCTTGCGGGTTATCAAAGCTGCCTTGATTATTATTGCAGCCACGCCATAAAACCCGATGGCCGGGTTTACCCAAGATGGGCCTACACCAATGAGGATGCCATGCCGGGCAAATTTAACCAATATGGTTTTTACGAAGCGCAATGGGGCATCCTGATGGATTCGAACCCCGACCTGGTGACCAACATAGCCGAACTGTATGATATGACCGGCGATAAAGCCTGGGTGAAAAGCCACCAGTTAGCCTGTGAAAAGGCGCTGGACTGGATACTTAACCGGGATGGCAACCACAACGGATTGGTTGAAATGACCAACGATAATTCGGGCGAAAAAAAGAGCAGCGACTGGATCGATATCATCTGGGCATCGTACGAAAATGCTTTTGTGAACGCGAAACTTTACCACGCATTAATTAAATGGGCTGCTATCGAGCATCAGTTAAACAACGGGCATAAAGCAAAATACTATGCAGGTTTTGCCGCAAAGCTGAAAGAAAGCTTTAACAAACCGACTAAAGACGGTGGCTTTTGGGATGAAGACAAAGGGTGCTATATTTATTGGAGAGACAAGGATCAAACCATACATGGCACCAACATGGTAACGCCGGTAAATTTTATGGCTATCGCCTACGGTATCTGCGATAACGATGCCCGAAAGAAGATCATCCTCAACAGCATTGAGGAGCAAATGGAAAAAGAGAAACTATTTTTCTGGCCCTTAGCCATGACATCGTATGCTCCGGGTGAAGGTAAAGAGTGGCAATTCCCATTTCCCTCCTACGAGAACGGCGACCTGTTTTTATCATGGGGATCCGTCGGCGTGACGGCGTATGCAGCTTATAACCCCGCCCTGGCCCTGAAATATGTCAAAAACGTGCTGGAACAATATGGCAGGGATGGCCTGGCATTTCAGCGTTACGGGCGGCTGAAGCAGGATGGCCTGGGCGATGATATATTATCAGGCAACAGCCTGTCAATTGTCGGGCTTTACCAGGCTATTTACGGTATAAATCCGTTGTATAACCGATTTTACCTTGATCCTCATATAACACCTGAACTGGCAGGCACTGTTTTAAAATACAATTTCAGGGGTAAAAAACTGGATATAAACCTGGATAACAATAGTTATTCCGTAGCTGATAAAATGTTTAAAGTAACTGCCCCTTCAAATTTTGGATTCTATACCACCAAAAACCAATTGTCTTATTTCAACGGCGACAGCCCTGATGTTTCTTTGCAGGCTACATCGTCACAGAAATTAGCCATTGCTATAAAGAGCTGGAACGCAGATAAGATAGAATGGCAGCAAAGCGCCTCGAAGGCTGTTAGCTATGCTGTTCATCAATTAAAACCCAGTTCGGTTTATTCGTTAACGATCAACGGCAAACTGGTTAAAAAGATCAAAAGTGACCTGCGGGGAACTATACTATTAAATGTTGCTCCTGCATCGGCTAAAGAGAATATAATCATCTCAAACAACTGA